The Rhododendron vialii isolate Sample 1 chromosome 3a, ASM3025357v1 nucleotide sequence CGCTTCAAAATATTATTGGGGATATAGGTTCAAAATTTTCGTCTAAGTTGAAATCTAACttattatttgaaatttctgaaTGAGCTATAGAGAAAGAAAGTTTCTGATGTTGGAGGAGATTATTTTTGATAGAGAGCATgccaacaagaaaaatgaaaagtttggATTTCACATGAAATACATTTGGAGCATCATGGAATGAAATCTATGCTATATTTGTTCCTATATTACTACATTGCAGTAATTAAGGATCATGCCATCATGGATTGTTAGGTTCGATTATGGTTTGGGTTTTCTGATGTTGGTGGCTTGCCTCCGGCATTGGCTTGCTTTACACATGGACTCGGCCATAATTCGATGCATCTTACTTTAATATTGCTCCAAATATGTGATCTTATCTTTGGAATTGGTCAAGTAAATTGATTTATAGATGTTACCCCGAAAAGATGATCTTATCATACTCTCTCGCGCTCTCTCATTTGTTATCCCCCTCTCCTACGTGAAGAATAAATATGTCTGAGTGCAGGGCTCTAGAAATAATGCTTTGGTAGCACCTTAAGCGACCAATTGTGTCAAATGGTTGAGCTTTTAGGAGAATGGCCCTACATGTTTATCAACATCTTAAGAACGTGTATGTACACTTTTTTTTAGGCAATTGTACTCTAATTTATTGATTTTCGTGCAGGACCATGAATGGAGGCAAGCCGTAACTGCAGCTGGTTCAGGGTGCATTGCTGCTTTGTCAGTAGAGAGATATCTCGCAAGCAATAATCTCCTAATTGAATTTCACCAGGTATTTCTAGTCCTGATTGCTTTCTGCTTCAGTTCGTTTACCTGTCTCTTGAAATCCATTTTAAATGAAACTAGACTTCTAGACGTTGAATAAGGGCACAAGTCTTGTGCAAATCCAAGTTAAATTGGGTGAGTAATGGCCTTTAACACTTGACCCTTCCCTGCTGTAGAAGCTTAGCAGTCTCTTTTTTGGTAAGTTGATTCTTGTCAAAGAAAACACACCAAACGTGAAAGGCCAAGGGGTTAGCCTTGGGAGCCTCAACTAATTATACACACAGATCAAGTCCTAAAAGAATCATCAAAGAGAACTGGAACAAAAATAGACAAAAGGGGTATCAAGACCCAAACAGGCAAACATCATAAACACCTCACTTTTGACAGCTGGTTATGTAACTTCTTTCATAGCTTCCATGTCAATAAAATTCCTATGCATATCCCACCGATCTctgatttttaagttttcccGAGTTGAAGGGAGCTTTTTTCCAGGCAGCCATGCAATCCCTCAAATCACTTTGTTCTTGGGAAGGATACTGGGAACATCTAGGGCTTTGAGCTTAAAGATCCGGCTGTTCCTTTCAGCCCAAACATGAGACACAGATGCAGATGGGTTCAGTTTTATCGCAGTGCCCTGCAAATTCTTGCCTCTGCCATACTGTTTTACCCTGTCCACCTCATTTATAAGCAGCTGAACATTTTTAGAAATGCACATTTGCTCAATATACAACCCCATACCCAACTAGAGAATTGGCATTCTAAAAGATGATGTGATTGTTAGATTCTTGAGCACAAGGCACTAGCTGTATCGTGTGATTATGTGATTCAAATACATGATGCTCCAGAACCATAAATCAATCATCCATAACTATCACCAATTAAGAGTTCACCGCCATGATAAGCATAGCTAAAGTTCTAACAGAACCATCGACAAACAAAGCCATTTTAAAAGTTGTACTCTGAAAATTCACTTGTAAAACTATTTTATTTAAGTTGGGCAAGGCTGGGCCGGACTTCAAGGGCTATTCCAAGTCCATCCCATTGATTAAAAGGGCTCAAAAGCTCAACCCTATGGACCTAAATGTTAATGCCAAACCCTTACTAGCGCGGGAGGCCGGTGTGCACCTATCTAAGAAGCACATGTACAGGTACGTTGATacagcaaaacccaaaattgTGGGGTATGGACCCTACGGCTATGACAGATGTATTTGTATAATTTAGGACCAATGTATTACACGTGATATATCACACTTCGAATAAAGGACGTAGCTAAATGACTTGGGCAAGTAGAAGTCCGGCATCAGATAATAGTCTAACGCCAAACTTGAGGTGCAAAATAGAGTTTAATGCCATTGAAGAACCTATACACAAAAATTGCTATTTTAGAATCGTGCTTAGCATAGAAAAAGGAAGTCTTGTCGACTTAATTTCATTTCTATATGGGGTACAGTTTGATATATAGTGGGGTACTTCTGAGGTACGACAAAGATTCAAAGAGAAAAGTTTTGATATGTGTTTCATGTACCTTACGGACTTTGAATTACGGTACAAGTACGTGGGGTTTAGAATTACCAGTGCTTCATAGGCACCCATATTATCACTTCTATTGTCTTCCATTCCAGGCAGATAGGATAAGAGCACTTTGGATCTGTAATAGTATCAAGTTGCTAATGCCTTAACTACTGCAGCACTGCCCATATCAAGCAATCCGAAGTGCTTGAGTCTCAACTTGGTGGCCTGTTTCCACAGTTGACCGAGCAATAGACAATTGTTTTTTGCTATCTTGAGCTAAAGCCTTAGATCCTGCAGTGAGTGGTTTCCTGCTAAAAAgggaagagagaaaaggggcTGGAACAATGATTTTAGTGGTCATTATTTTCAGTGTTTGTTGCAGTTTTCTGAACCTTTCAACTGGAGCTCTGTAATAGTGAAAAATAAGATTTACAAGGAAAGAATTAACATTAGCCACTGCTGAACCCAGTTGGTAGTCTATAGAGTTTTCACCCCCAAGTCTTGCTCATTGGTCCACATCTGCTTTGGGCGATGGAGACTAGCCAATGGCTGGGTTTCACTGGTTTTTCAGGCAGAGAAAGTAATTCCAATCTTTACTTCTATAGTCatattgaagaagaagattatgCTCCTCTACTCAAATTTTGTCATTCTTATGGTGGAATGTTTGAGAAAATAGCAAAGTAAGTTGAGTAACAGCTTCACTTGAGCTGTGAATGATAAATGGGAGAAATTTTCATAAGTCCATTatagcactttccaaacccatctaatccacttctaagtttcataacccactaagtccattaataattttaatgacaaagaTACCCCACCTCAGAAATAAGGGTCTTGTTTGGCCAACacgaaaatacattttttttcatttttgttgcaatcaagccacCACCGCCACTGCCGCCGCTACCATCACCATTGCCTCCACGGCCGTCGCCGCCACCGTCGCCGCTATcatcacgccacatataacgttatatgtgtaacaaaaaatgtattttttcatttttctgaatttttttattggacctATTCAAtaaaagaacatatatataacgttattagttcctcttttttttttgagttttacagGATAAAATCTCATATAACCTTTTATATGACAGAAACTCATATATAATGTTACACAGTACAAAAggtcatatataacgttatatgttctctttattaaataacatagaatgttatatataataatataacgttatatattattatatctctctTTAACTAAgaatgttttacaaaaatgacattaaataacaaaaatatattttttgtgtgacatgaaaacacacacataatcttatatatttttcaaaaaacacaaccaGTTCAAACCTTATATGTCTAGCCttagaaaaaacacacatataaccttatatatttattcaaaaaacttcaaataTATTAGAAGCAAGTCGGAGTGGCCGTTGCGCGaaccaaatcaataagtgattgatgaaaaacacaaatataagcttatatatttattcaaaaaactttaAATCTCCAACCCCAGGAAAAatacacatataaccttatgtatttattcaaaaatctCCAAATCTGATGATAACCGAACACGGGACAAACAAAAGACCGGATCTGCCCCGATCTGATACATTTTCAGTCCTCCATTCCTGGCCCAATGGAGATTTGATCGGAGATTTGGATATCcgaatgtaaaaaaaaaacatttggacTCTGTTTTTGATTTCAAGCTTCAAAAACGATCCAGTATCGAAAAAGATTCGATCTTTCATCTCCAATAcacattgcaaaaaaaaattgagatacaCATGTCCAGTACAATATTATGAATATGTAATAGAAACCCAcaaatttaagaagaaaaaacggGAAAATGAATTATCACGGATGACACCGATGGCCTCCTCGTTGCCATTGATCTTGGATCGTAGGTAGTGATTGATGAGTTCTTCGTCGGTTAGACGGAATCAGTAACCTATCGGAAGAGATTTCAAGGGCATAAGTTCTCTCAAGGGCATAACTTCCATTTTCAGAGAGGCAAAAAAGGAGAAATTATATAGAGATGAGATGAAGAAAAGAGAcggtagttttctttttctttttgatgttttttatttgatcggGAGAATTCAGTGGGGTTTTGGTAGAAGCATCAGCGTGCGAAAAATGTGGAacgagagagggaggaggcttGCTACAGATTtgttttttctagggtttctctcCGTATGATAGCTTATATAGGaggatatttttgtcttgattgaatttttttttttaagaagtgGACTTAAGGCCttactaaactatattagtggactagagagGTTATAAACATTAGAAGTGGACTAATTGGGTTACAAGTTTTCTATAGTGGAccctagaccaattttttaatgATTAAATTCATATTCAGTTAGTCATTCTTACATGAATGTTGAAAGTGGGAATTAAATTGTGGAATTTTATTTATGTGAACATCTTCTAAAGTAGGTGCAATAATGTGTTTTATATGGACCTAACTGTTGCATGCTTTTTCGGGCAGCCCACGACTGAAGAGGTTAAGAAGGAACCGTCAACTAGAGATGTCCAAGAGGGTTTTGACATCACTCTTACAAAGCACAGGGGCCAGGTTGATTTTTTCCCAAGAAACTTGAATTCATGTGACGAATTTTCTTTGTGGTGACCTCTCTAAGCTTGATCTTTTGTTCACCGCAGTATGCTCTACGAAAATTGTACCATGAAAGTCCAAGGCTTATTTGCGTACTCTATACAGCACCCACATGTGGTCCATGTAGGACATTGAAGCCAATACTTAGCAAGGTACAACCGGGCTGGacactgctctctctctctctctctctaaaaaaggCGTAACCCAGGGGAGACTCTCCCATAGGCTACACCTTGGGAGAGTTTCCCTTGGTTGTGCTGCGCGCAATGGCCCCACACACCACGCATAGGTTAAGTTCAGAGTATGCAGCTGCAGGGATCGAACCTATGCGCAAAGCCTTGGTGTGTTTAAACCTCAACTTGCGGCCCGATCcttgaccaactgcactaaacCCCTgggggctctctctctctctctcacttttgaAATGATTTACTAGTTATGTAGTGAACTTATTCCCGAATCTCTCGAATGGCAGGTGATAGATGAATACGATCAGAACGTACATTTTGTAGAAATTGATATTGAGGAAGATCCAGAGATTGCGGAGGCAGCTGGAATTATGGGCACACCATGTGTGCAGTTTTTCAAGAATAAGGAAATGATCAGGTTGGAATTTACTAAACTATTATACTCTCCTTATCTGTATGAACGAAACCAGTGTTGCTTCATGTTTTTTCccccttgtttttgtttgtttgtatttttctgTAGTTCATTTTGCAATTTTGGTTTccttattcttttgttttttgttattttcattttgatgGGTTGAGAAGGGAATTTATTTTCCTTGAATATTTTCATTCACCCATCAGATTTGAGGATGATTTATATACCTGGTTTATAgaatgaatggttcagatcatcaaaattggCTTGTGGTGGGTCCCTTTTGAACCTCCTGTGAGGAGATGATGTTCCTTCTTTCCTGCAACTTGCCTTGTGTCCTTTTTGCCTAGTAACCTAGTGTGATGTGATGTCTTGTGAACGTGCCCTAGAAATATTTTAGACATTAGAAAATGTTTTGACCTACTATTTTAGATAGTATTTGGATTTTTAATTAGTTTATGTTTAGCTTATCCAAACCtgctaattttaatttttcaatggtGGATATGCAGGACTGTGTCTGGggtcaaaatgaagaaagagtACATAGAATTCATTGAAGCAAATAAGTGAGCTCTTTCTTGTTTAGATTtttttcatccttttttttacttattattTAGGGTTCGTTGCCCTCAAAAGGCTTGTCTGGTGCCCCAACTAGTTGATTCAGTTTTGTTTCTTACAAAGTGGCTTAGTTGTATAAAACGCTGCAATTCCACAGTACTGATCGCCGGTTTTTCCAATGAACAGCACCTTAAATTGCACATTTGAGTTCTCAATGTATTGTTGCAATTTTTGAGGCCCcaattcctctttctttttttcctcttcagATGTGAATCTGGAGAgcaatttcattttcttgcaTATTCCTCAATTAACCTACGAGAAAAGCATAAACTTTGCAAGAGGCTTTTAGATCAATGGCAGTAGGAGCATACTTAGGTGCCTAGAGAAAGGAGtttaactattttttcaaagtgctaatctaactattatAATAATACTGATGTTTGCCGATCAATCACCCATGAATCAATCATCCGCAACTATTACCAATTAGGGTTCACCGCCATGATAACTACCGCGTTCACAAATAAATATTTGCATGACATCGTCATCCATTCCCTTTTCATAGACACTTTCCCGGAATCCTAACATTATCGTAGCGAGACTGAAGGATGAGATTTCATGCTAACTGTTCCTAAAGTTATGTTCCCTGCAAAGAATGCCACTATGGAGAGAAAGCACGTCAAAGTATTGGCTTTAATTTTGGCACTATCCAATCCCTCCGAGCCTTGCTCTTCTTTGACGAGGCAACTCAAAAGATTCTGTGTGTGTTACTTTCATGTTTAGTCCTTTCAACTACTTTGGCCTGTGCACGATCCTGTGGTCTTGCTTattacttttgacttttgagggTGTTTTCCGAATTCCGGTGTGGGAGAAGTCTATGAACGCCTCTCTAGACACCAACTGTATCCGAAACAATTGAATGTACGTGGAACCACATGCATTGAACGATTCTAAATATAATTGTGTTTGGAGTTGTATTTTAAAGTTATTTTCCTACCATTGCTCTTTCATGTGTTATTAATTTCAATTTCACGAGTACGAGTAGGTAAAAAAACATGTACAGGTGATTGTGCATGTATATAATAATGAAATACAAATGATTGTACAAACATAAAACTTATGCGGAAAATaggtattttctcttttctcaaaCCTACTTCAACCCAGCTAGATGGTTTTGGTTTGACTCTATGTCTACGTTAACAACTAGCAACGGATACAAGATTTGTACATGTTGGGGCCCGAACAAGTCTATTTCAACGGTGAtagcaaaaattatattttattttcatctATTGCTACTTTAGCTTAAAACAAATTCAACCAATCAATTGGTACATTAAAAAACATTTAAAGTATATCTCCAACGATTATTTTGACCTATCAACCAACCACAACTTGGATACAACCACACACATTGGACGATGATGAGATTGAGTATTGAGGGTGAATGTAGCGGTGAAACATAATGGTAAGTGTCTTTTTACGTGACTGTACAATTGTATGTGTAAATTTTTGGGACACAGGCATAGAAACTTTCGGGAGAAAAGAGATTGGAACCCCTTTTATCAGATTGGAATAGATAGAGAGTGGTACAAAAAAGCTTATCTAGTACACTGCGAAATCATACTGGTATTAATGCCAATAAAGAATGGGTAGATATATATTACACGTGTATACTTCTACAACTAAAGCTAAACAAGGGGTTTTCATGTCGTCTATTCAGAAAATTCTTATGCCTCTGtgtcaaaatgatttttcgACCATGAAatggtgtggtttttttttttatatttttaatttaacgGCCGAAAATCCTCTTGGAGCAGAGGCGCAGAGAATTGGCACAAGAGTTTTCGACATCGATTCTGCCTCTAAAAACAAGTGGCATTGATGATTGGTGGGGTCATGACCCTGCAGCTGCCAATGTCTGTTGTTGTGTTTGCGATGCCGACGGGTGAGAGGAAGAGGAGTGAGAAGATTGTGAAACCCAAGCCAACCACCTCGACACcacccccgcctctctctctcctcctcctcctcctcctcccctttctctctcttcccaccTCCGCCTCCCCCGGTGGCCGCCGTAGTTATTACTCAACCTACTCAACCCCGTGATTTCCGATACGCTCCTCCCATTTATTACGCTGCTGCCACCCTGATTAATGTCCTGTTGCACCGACGGCCGAGATCCCGAGGCCCGTGATCCACGGCTGTCGCTCATTATCATCTCCGACCGTAGATACAACAGATCCGACGGCTGTACGTCGCTCCACCTTTGCTGAAACCCCaatccacctcctcctccacctccacctccaccaccaccttctcctcctccgccgcctaCGATAATCCTGTGCTCCAACCGCCGCCGGTCGGAGCTCCTCCTTTCCTCATCCAACGTCAACAGCATCCCGTCTTTCCTTCGATCGAAACATCCAATGCCAAGTGCTTCCTTCGTCTTCTTCTTAGGAGTAGTTTGGCCTGAAGAATTAATATGTGTCAAACAAAGTCAGTCTCTATTTACTTTTAGCGATTATGTGTTCAGTTTTTTTGTAACAAATATTCAAAGCAATCATTCATCTCAAAgaggaataaaaacaaaaaaaattgttcggttTGTGGAAGAAAATGTATTCTAGCAATAAAAACTCAAAACTTTTTTAATCAATTTAGTGATTCTCGGTGACAAGTTCGAATTTTTTCAACAAGAATGCATTATAAATAtcgtaaatttttttccaatatttatAATGCAGCCCAAATAATCCTTTTTGAGACGGAGGTAAAAAAAACTgaatcaaatttaaaaaaaaaaaaactcaaatgaaATGACattatatagaaaaaaaaataccgttGTTTcagatttcatttttcttgggaACTTTTTTCAGTAAATTCTATAATTTAGACGTAGGTCGCATAATGCAGGGAGGGTCCATGTGAGGGAGCACAAGTGCGCTAAACAACTAAAAATCATGTGCGAGGATTGCGAGCACGAAACGAAAGCGaagtccattttgaaaaattatgtaatGGATTAGACTCCTCCCGTCAGCCAATCGAAAAGCAAAGCTCTTACGAAAAGCTCTTACgcgaatttaacaaaaattcaaatactaACAGGAAAGAAAATTATCAAGACAATAATTTAGTAGTAGTAAGAAGTAACATGGCTTACCCTTCAAATTCCAACCGTCCAACGATCTTCTCGTCGTCACATTCTCAACACCATTGTTCTTCTCCCCTGCTTTTTCCACCACAATTTGTAAAATTCCACCGTTACTACTCCCTTTCTCCCCAGCCGACGAGTGCCTCCCAGACACTCGCCTTAAGCTCTCCGCCTCCGCTGTCGTTGTCGGCAACGGCGGTGGAAGCGGAGGTAGAGGATCGTTTTGGCCTATTATCCTGACGGCGTCGTTTAAGAGCAAAATATCTTCCGGGTCGACCCGGTAGCGACAGAGGGGGCACGTGGAGTGGGCGTCGAGCCACGTATCGACGCACTCCACGTGGAAAGCGTGCTTGCATTTGGGCAGCAATTTCAGGACCTCTGTCGGCTCGAACCGGTTCAAGCAGACTGCGCACTCCAGCCCGTCCTTCGCTCCCCGCAGCGAACCGAATCGGAAGATCGGCAGCGACTCGATCACCGTCCGGTCCACCCCGGAGTTCTTCCTGTCCGTGAAAGGCGGGACTCCCCGCCCTCTAGAATTGTATCCATATCCGTGTCCGTGCCCATTTTCCCTCTTGCAGTGCTTGGCGTAGAGGAGCAAGAGGAAAGTTATGGAAAATAACGTTGTTAGGACGCCAACGACGATGGCTATGCTGGGTTTGAATGGGGCCATGTTGGATCTGTCTtgaggcggtggtggtggcggcggtggaggAGAGGGAGGATTTGCGGTGGTGCTGGTGAGGTGTAATTTTGTGGTGGTGTTTTTGTCTGCAAATACCATGATGGAATTAGCACCTAGGAAATAGGATAGGATGAGGGTTTTGAATGATAGCATCATGAGTAGTCTGGAAAAGCCCATTTCTTGGTCCCCTGGTTTATCTTTTGGAAGTTGTTTCTTGCagcttgtgagagagagagagagagagagagagagagagagagagaggagagtatGGGAGATGGGTGTGAGAAGAATAGTTTTGGAAATTTGGAGAGGGATGGAGCTGGCCCGCACACACTTAACCGGtcgagtcgagagagagagatgggtgtgAGGGGGGAAAAATATAAGGAAGAGAAGACAAGGGGGAGTAACAAACTTGGTTGATCTTATTGCAATAATGAGTGGTGGTCACTACAAGGGTACATGAAAATGGGAGAAAGGGAtgaaatcaaaaaggaaaacagccaaaaaaaaacaacagaaagTGCAAGGGGAGAGAGATTCATTCATTCATGTGTGACCAAGAAAAAGAACTGCATAAAGGCTGCAGAGATACATTGACATCACagaatgatgagagagagagagagagagagagagagagagagagacctgaatGGCCCGTGTGTGAAGCAGTGGTGAAAGAAACCCAAGGGAAGTATATTTGACAAATGTTGGGGGCTTCAATGCTCAAGGGGGTCCAACTGAACCGGTGGAAATTACAGGGGGATGGCTCTCGTGTTCCGGATTTTGACATTTTCCCGTTCTTTTTGGCAATTCATCGAACATGTGGTGGGAGACTTGCCCTTTTCAAATGGTTGGCAATGTTTTTGTCCCCCCTTCAATTCGAGTTTGTAATTACCGATAAAAAAAGTGCTAAAGTGGTAAGGTTCCATCATCTAGACCGCCTTTTTAGAGTAATGATTCTAATTCTCTATGAGAATATTGTTGTGACAAAAATGGATCCTTTACAAAATTCATGATTGGTTATAATCGTTCGTCGCATATGTACGGTTTCAAACACAATCATATATCAATTTGCGTTTTAAATATTCGTTCCTAGTTGTGCTCTTTGCAAAATTCAGACCTAATTGATACAATTATTCACAAAATGTAAATACATTTTTGGTTTGGAACATCCAAATACctagaagtaaaaaaaatgaggaacgCAAAATGGGAAACACCCCGAAAAGTACTATGAGAATCCAGTATTGTCTTTTGATTTCATCgttatttttattggaaatgAGCCTCGATACGCTGGAGAAAAGAATCTAA carries:
- the LOC131319505 gene encoding RING-H2 finger protein ATL43, coding for MGFSRLLMMLSFKTLILSYFLGANSIMVFADKNTTTKLHLTSTTANPPSPPPPPPPPPQDRSNMAPFKPSIAIVVGVLTTLFSITFLLLLYAKHCKRENGHGHGYGYNSRGRGVPPFTDRKNSGVDRTVIESLPIFRFGSLRGAKDGLECAVCLNRFEPTEVLKLLPKCKHAFHVECVDTWLDAHSTCPLCRYRVDPEDILLLNDAVRIIGQNDPLPPLPPPLPTTTAEAESLRRVSGRHSSAGEKGSSNGGILQIVVEKAGEKNNGVENVTTRRSLDGWNLKGQTTPKKKTKEALGIGCFDRRKDGMLLTLDEERRSSDRRRLEHRIIVGGGGGEGGGGGGGGGGGGLGFQQRWSDVQPSDLLYLRSEMIMSDSRGSRASGSRPSVQQDINQGGSSVINGRSVSEITGLSRLSNNYGGHRGRRRWEERERGGGGGGGEREAGVVSRWLAWVSQSSHSSSSHPSASQTQQQTLAAAGS